In Spirosoma aureum, a single genomic region encodes these proteins:
- a CDS encoding N-acetylmuramidase family protein: protein MGKSLTGAGLQLAAHSLRTGIAEVRTLAAVESNGQGFLDDGRVTIRFEPHIFHLRTAGRYDVTYPHLSYKEWNPKIPKNTEHSYQLFNQACTLNATAAVLSSSWGMFQVMGFNFASCGCNNLKQFVTLMEKSEDSQLERTVIYLLTTGLDDELREHRWEDLARLYNGKQYKRNQYDTKLAAAYERFAAMPTITLLNP, encoded by the coding sequence ATGGGTAAGTCACTCACGGGAGCTGGCCTGCAGCTGGCAGCCCACTCGCTGCGGACGGGTATTGCGGAAGTACGCACACTGGCTGCAGTCGAATCGAACGGGCAAGGCTTTCTGGACGATGGCCGAGTGACGATCCGCTTTGAGCCGCACATTTTTCACCTGCGTACCGCTGGGCGTTACGACGTCACGTATCCGCATCTGAGTTACAAAGAGTGGAATCCAAAGATTCCCAAGAATACGGAGCACTCCTATCAACTCTTTAACCAGGCCTGTACGCTCAACGCGACGGCAGCGGTGCTGAGCAGCTCATGGGGCATGTTTCAGGTGATGGGCTTCAATTTCGCCAGTTGCGGGTGTAATAACCTCAAGCAGTTTGTCACCCTGATGGAGAAATCCGAAGATTCACAACTGGAGCGGACAGTCATTTACCTGTTGACAACCGGCCTCGATGATGAACTGCGCGAACACCGCTGGGAGGATCTAGCCCGCTTGTATAACGGCAAACAGTATAAGCGAAACCAATACGATACGAAACTGGCAGCTGCTTACGAGCGGTTTGCTGCAATGCCTACAATCACCCTTTTAAACCCCTAA